A window of the Candidatus Paceibacterota bacterium genome harbors these coding sequences:
- a CDS encoding uL15 family ribosomal protein, with the protein MQIHNIKKNKSNRKAKAVGRGGKRGKTSGKGTKGQNARSGKKRRPEMRDFIKKFPKLRGRGRNFLKSIQKANLVVGLSAIDSNFSDGESVTVASLSTKGILNSRSGKIPVVKIVAGGNLKKKLSFSGLKVSSTAKEAIEKAGGSIS; encoded by the coding sequence ATGCAAATCCATAATATAAAAAAGAATAAAAGTAACAGGAAGGCCAAGGCTGTTGGTCGGGGTGGTAAGCGCGGTAAAACATCGGGTAAGGGAACAAAGGGTCAAAATGCTCGTTCTGGTAAGAAGAGGCGTCCTGAGATGAGGGATTTTATTAAAAAGTTTCCAAAGCTTCGTGGTCGAGGTAGGAATTTCCTCAAATCGATACAAAAAGCTAATCTCGTTGTTGGTCTTTCTGCTATTGACTCTAATTTTTCTGATGGAGAGAGTGTCACCGTAGCTTCTCTTTCTACAAAAGGAATCTTGAATTCTCGAAGTGGTAAAATACCAGTGGTGAAGATAGTCGCTGGTGGCAACCTCAAAAAGAAACTTTCTTTCTCTGGTCTGAAAGTTTCTTCCACTGCTAAGGAGGCTATAGAAAAGGCTGGAGGTAGTATTTCATAA
- the rpsH gene encoding 30S ribosomal protein S8, protein MVTDPISDFLIRIKNAGMVSKSSVSVPFSNMKLAIADILSKKGFVGAISKKGKKNSKYIDIALLYEGGRSKVNGINIVSKPSRRLYGKAKEIRSYKQGYGMTVLSTPKGIMADMDAKKENVGGEILFKIW, encoded by the coding sequence ATGGTAACCGACCCAATTTCAGACTTTTTGATAAGGATAAAAAACGCTGGAATGGTCAGCAAGTCTTCAGTTTCGGTACCTTTTTCTAATATGAAGTTGGCTATTGCTGATATCCTCTCAAAGAAAGGTTTTGTTGGTGCGATTTCAAAGAAAGGTAAAAAGAACAGTAAATACATTGATATCGCGTTATTGTACGAAGGAGGTAGGTCAAAGGTAAATGGGATCAATATCGTTTCCAAGCCATCCCGCAGGCTGTATGGTAAAGCGAAAGAGATCAGGAGTTACAAACAGGGTTATGGCATGACGGTGCTCTCTACTCCTAAAGGTATCATGGCTGACATGGACGCCAAGAAGGAAAATGTAGGAGGCGAGATACTTTTCAAGATCTGGTAA
- a CDS encoding glycosyltransferase family 4 protein: MHKKKVLFVITKGSPFGGAQKYVYDLATNTPPDFEAVVACGGNIGLPEALEQKGIRTVKIEGLVREIHFFDEFKVCWDLVKLFRKERPDVVHLNSSKIGGVGAVAGRIARVPKIIFTSHGWGFNEKHRSNLAKIFYALGHWMTLILVHRTIAVSEKTKKDASWMPFVSKKITVIHNGIGQFKLKTKKEARNILTGEEASKKIVVFSLSELHKNKGLDVALNGLSRLPEKIKEKILYCIAGDGEEKANLEKLVRDLGIESMVEFLGFIKDGRELLSGADIFLFPSRTENLPYAILEAGLTGLPIITTSVGGIPEVITNMTDGILVHPQSAREISEAIIYTIENREKVKQFKEKIRERVMSDFSIEKMREKTYYLYL, encoded by the coding sequence ATGCACAAAAAGAAGGTATTATTTGTAATTACTAAGGGGAGCCCTTTTGGAGGGGCTCAGAAATATGTTTATGATTTGGCTACTAACACACCGCCTGATTTTGAGGCTGTGGTCGCTTGTGGGGGGAATATAGGACTCCCAGAAGCTCTGGAACAAAAAGGAATAAGAACTGTAAAAATAGAAGGGTTGGTACGAGAGATACACTTTTTTGATGAATTTAAAGTCTGTTGGGACCTTGTAAAACTCTTCAGAAAAGAGAGGCCAGATGTAGTGCATTTGAACTCTTCAAAAATAGGAGGTGTGGGAGCAGTAGCAGGAAGGATAGCTCGCGTACCTAAAATTATTTTTACTTCTCACGGTTGGGGCTTTAACGAAAAACATAGGAGTAATTTAGCTAAAATTTTCTATGCACTGGGTCACTGGATGACTTTGATTTTGGTACATAGAACTATCGCCGTATCAGAAAAAACAAAAAAAGACGCATCCTGGATGCCTTTTGTTTCAAAAAAGATTACAGTCATCCATAATGGAATAGGACAGTTTAAATTGAAAACTAAAAAAGAGGCTAGAAATATTTTAACAGGAGAGGAAGCAAGTAAAAAAATAGTAGTCTTTTCTTTATCGGAACTGCATAAAAATAAAGGCTTAGACGTCGCTCTAAATGGCCTCTCTCGCCTACCGGAAAAAATAAAAGAGAAAATACTATACTGCATTGCGGGTGATGGCGAAGAAAAAGCAAATTTAGAAAAACTTGTCCGTGATTTAGGGATCGAGAGTATGGTCGAATTTTTAGGATTTATAAAAGATGGAAGAGAACTTTTAAGTGGAGCCGACATTTTTCTTTTCCCCTCCAGAACTGAAAATCTACCCTATGCCATACTCGAGGCTGGCTTAACAGGACTACCTATAATCACGACTAGCGTAGGCGGGATACCAGAAGTCATAACGAACATGACTGACGGAATATTAGTCCACCCTCAAAGTGCACGCGAGATATCGGAAGCGATTATTTATACCATAGAGAACAGAGAGAAGGTAAAGCAGTTTAAAGAAAAAATAAGAGAGAGAGTAATGAGTGACTTCTCTATTGAAAAAATGAGAGAGAAAACTTATTACCTATATTTATAA
- the rodA gene encoding rod shape-determining protein RodA, translated as MLSTLRNIFVRVDFLLLGVATLIVLAGMLTMNSFTGENNLFFRQLLWLIISLLVAVGASRVDWRFLRNTRFITAIYFISVFVLLLLSVIGSIFRGAQSWFDLGLFAFQPTDFAKIALILVLSKYFARRHVEIAHVRHIVVSGLYTLIIFMLVFLQPDFGGAIIIFIIWLGMVFASGISKRHIGMVFASGILAVFVLWSFVFQDYQKARITSFLHPLADVSGAGYNAYQSTVAVGSGEIWGKGIGYGTQSKLKFLPEYETDFIFASFAEEWGFVGSLILFSLYATLIFRILSVASQGETNFEVLYGFGVGLFFTSHFFVNIGMNIGLLPVTGITLPFMSYGGSHLLAEFLAIGILMGTSKYARVTRKGENQNEIIQVTSYKYR; from the coding sequence ATGCTTTCAACTTTGCGTAACATCTTTGTTCGAGTCGATTTTCTTCTTCTTGGTGTGGCTACTCTCATAGTTTTAGCCGGCATGCTCACCATGAATTCTTTTACTGGAGAGAACAATTTATTTTTTCGCCAGCTTCTCTGGCTTATTATTTCTCTTTTGGTAGCTGTCGGTGCTTCACGTGTTGATTGGCGATTTCTGCGAAATACTCGTTTTATTACTGCTATTTATTTTATATCCGTTTTTGTCCTACTCCTTCTTTCTGTTATCGGCAGTATCTTTAGGGGTGCTCAAAGCTGGTTTGACCTGGGTCTTTTTGCTTTTCAGCCTACCGATTTTGCTAAAATTGCTCTGATCTTAGTTTTGTCAAAATATTTTGCTAGAAGGCATGTAGAAATCGCTCATGTAAGGCACATAGTCGTCTCTGGTTTATACACCCTTATTATTTTTATGCTCGTATTTCTCCAGCCTGATTTTGGAGGGGCAATTATTATTTTCATAATATGGCTTGGTATGGTTTTCGCTTCTGGTATTTCCAAACGTCATATCGGTATGGTTTTCGCTTCTGGTATTTTGGCAGTATTTGTTTTGTGGAGTTTTGTTTTTCAGGATTACCAAAAAGCTAGGATTACCTCTTTTCTTCATCCTTTAGCCGATGTTTCCGGTGCTGGCTACAATGCTTATCAGTCGACTGTGGCCGTAGGTTCGGGCGAAATTTGGGGCAAAGGTATCGGCTACGGCACCCAATCAAAGTTGAAGTTCTTGCCAGAATATGAGACGGACTTTATCTTTGCCTCTTTTGCTGAGGAATGGGGTTTTGTCGGTTCTCTTATCCTTTTTTCTCTTTATGCTACTCTCATTTTTAGGATACTTTCAGTCGCTTCTCAAGGGGAGACTAATTTTGAAGTTCTATACGGTTTTGGTGTCGGCCTGTTTTTCACTAGTCATTTTTTTGTAAATATAGGTATGAATATAGGCCTTCTGCCAGTAACAGGTATCACCTTGCCCTTTATGAGTTATGGGGGGTCACACCTCCTTGCTGAGTTTTTAGCCATCGGAATTCTGATGGGGACGAGTAAGTATGCCAGAGTCACCCGTAAGGGCGAAAATCAGAATGAAATCATACAGGTTACTTCTTATAAATATAGGTAA
- the rplR gene encoding 50S ribosomal protein L18, whose amino-acid sequence MNTKVKKIKRDRRQKRIRAKISGTSVVPRLSIFKSNKYITLQLIDDDKGNTIASSSTKAMKGKTLKERAYEAGKDLALKATGKDIGKVVFDRGGYVYTGSVSSAADGAREGGLKF is encoded by the coding sequence ATGAATACAAAAGTTAAAAAAATAAAAAGAGACAGGAGGCAAAAGAGGATTCGAGCCAAAATTTCTGGTACCAGTGTTGTGCCTCGTCTTTCTATTTTTAAATCAAATAAATACATTACTCTTCAGCTTATCGATGATGATAAAGGCAATACCATTGCTTCTTCTTCTACCAAAGCCATGAAAGGTAAAACTTTGAAAGAAAGGGCTTACGAAGCTGGTAAGGACCTGGCACTGAAAGCCACCGGTAAAGACATCGGGAAAGTTGTCTTCGATCGAGGAGGTTATGTTTATACTGGCTCCGTTTCCAGTGCTGCCGATGGTGCTAGGGAAGGAGGTCTCAAATTCTAA
- a CDS encoding 30S ribosomal protein S5 — protein sequence MQDTQEKEILETEIGAGPVVASTEEVVAEVPVVAPEPPRGKREFKKNDRRPSRREPRVRAKSEFDNKLLEVRRVARVTSGGRRFSFSVSVVVGDKKGKVGVGIGKAGDTPIAIEKAIRDGKKNMVTVKLTKNSSIAHTVEGKFGGSRVVIMPAPGKGVVAGSSVRAVLELAGITAVGAKLLSRSKNKINNARAAIKAFSRLKERNLSTRETATESKN from the coding sequence ATGCAGGATACACAAGAAAAAGAAATATTGGAAACTGAGATCGGAGCCGGACCTGTTGTAGCTTCAACTGAAGAGGTTGTGGCTGAGGTGCCTGTGGTAGCCCCAGAGCCGCCTAGAGGGAAAAGGGAGTTCAAGAAAAATGATAGGAGACCTTCTCGCAGAGAACCTCGAGTACGGGCAAAATCCGAATTTGATAACAAATTGCTTGAAGTAAGGAGAGTGGCCCGTGTCACCTCTGGAGGCCGAAGGTTCAGTTTCTCTGTTTCTGTAGTGGTGGGTGACAAAAAGGGCAAAGTGGGAGTGGGTATCGGTAAGGCAGGGGACACTCCTATTGCGATCGAAAAAGCTATCCGTGATGGTAAAAAAAATATGGTCACTGTAAAACTAACTAAAAATTCTTCCATTGCGCACACAGTAGAAGGAAAGTTTGGTGGCTCGAGGGTTGTTATCATGCCAGCTCCAGGAAAGGGGGTGGTGGCTGGAAGCTCTGTTAGAGCTGTCCTTGAGCTTGCTGGTATAACTGCGGTGGGGGCCAAGCTCTTATCACGTTCCAAGAATAAAATAAATAATGCTAGAGCGGCTATAAAAGCTTTTTCTAGATTAAAAGAAAGAAATCTGTCTACCAGAGAGACAGCAACAGAGAGTAAAAATTAA
- the rplF gene encoding 50S ribosomal protein L6 yields MSRIGKKEIKIPEKTEVTFASGILKVKGPKGELTRLVRPDISIDISDGSILLKPLKENNQSRALWGTYASHLKNMIAGVNTPYQKKLILEGVGYKSEVKGNNLVLALGFSHPVNVPIAEDLSVAAEKNLLTISGINKEAVGQFAAQIRALKKPEPYKGKGFRYEGEIIRRKQGKKSV; encoded by the coding sequence ATGAGTAGAATAGGTAAAAAAGAAATAAAGATTCCAGAAAAAACAGAAGTTACTTTTGCTTCTGGCATTTTGAAGGTGAAGGGTCCTAAAGGAGAACTTACTCGTCTAGTGAGGCCTGATATTTCTATCGATATTTCAGATGGGTCTATTCTTCTGAAGCCCCTAAAAGAGAATAATCAATCTAGAGCTTTGTGGGGTACGTATGCTTCTCATTTGAAAAATATGATAGCTGGAGTCAATACTCCTTATCAGAAGAAATTGATTCTTGAGGGGGTGGGCTACAAGTCAGAGGTTAAAGGCAACAACCTAGTTCTTGCTCTTGGTTTCTCTCATCCAGTAAACGTCCCTATTGCCGAGGATCTTTCTGTTGCTGCTGAAAAAAATTTGTTGACTATAAGCGGTATTAATAAGGAAGCTGTAGGTCAATTCGCAGCTCAAATTCGAGCTCTGAAGAAGCCAGAACCTTATAAAGGTAAGGGCTTCAGATATGAGGGCGAAATCATAAGGAGGAAGCAAGGTAAGAAATCAGTATAG
- a CDS encoding nucleoside monophosphate kinase: protein MQPQTFIFFGTSGSGKGTQARFLIDELKKKDPKRRTLYLETGEKLREFASKDSFTSKKAKEALDAGSLMPEFLPVWVWAQFFIDNVKGDENVVLDGVARREHEAVIIDSVMKFYNRENPTIIFIDVSPEWATDKLEKRAKTEGREDDREEEIKRRMDWFEKNVVPAIKHFKSNPYYKFISINGEQTIEEVHQEILGKIGL from the coding sequence ATGCAACCCCAAACTTTCATTTTCTTCGGTACTTCTGGTTCTGGAAAGGGAACTCAGGCCAGGTTTCTTATAGATGAATTGAAGAAGAAAGATCCAAAGAGGAGAACTCTCTACCTTGAGACCGGAGAGAAACTACGTGAGTTTGCTTCAAAAGATTCTTTTACTTCAAAAAAAGCCAAAGAAGCTCTTGACGCTGGTTCTTTGATGCCAGAATTTTTGCCTGTTTGGGTTTGGGCTCAATTTTTTATTGATAATGTGAAAGGGGATGAGAATGTGGTACTCGATGGCGTAGCTCGTCGAGAACACGAAGCCGTGATTATTGATTCGGTCATGAAATTTTATAATAGGGAAAATCCTACCATAATCTTTATCGATGTTTCTCCTGAATGGGCGACGGATAAATTGGAAAAACGTGCAAAAACTGAAGGTCGGGAGGATGACAGAGAGGAAGAAATAAAAAGAAGAATGGATTGGTTCGAAAAAAACGTCGTTCCTGCCATCAAGCATTTCAAATCAAATCCGTATTATAAATTTATCTCCATAAACGGCGAGCAGACCATCGAAGAAGTGCATCAAGAAATTTTAGGAAAGATTGGTCTATAA
- a CDS encoding type II toxin-antitoxin system HicA family toxin → MSRLPRLTAKQAVLLIQKYGFVFMRQTGSHAIYRHKSGIRITIPIHVNKSLHPKIVKSMLDDIKKTND, encoded by the coding sequence ATGTCACGCTTGCCTAGATTGACTGCAAAGCAAGCTGTACTCCTGATACAAAAATACGGGTTTGTTTTTATGAGACAAACAGGGAGTCATGCTATATATAGACATAAAAGTGGTATCAGGATAACCATTCCTATTCATGTTAATAAATCTTTGCACCCTAAAATTGTGAAATCTATGTTGGATGATATCAAAAAAACTAATGATTAA
- a CDS encoding type II toxin-antitoxin system HicB family antitoxin translates to MPVVVEKDKDGFFAYCPSLQGCYTQGISYEDVLKNIKDVIKLCVFDDKSYGKFSTSSELSLTSVEVRV, encoded by the coding sequence ATGCCAGTTGTGGTTGAGAAGGACAAAGACGGTTTCTTTGCTTACTGTCCTTCTCTTCAGGGGTGCTATACCCAGGGTATTTCTTATGAAGATGTTTTGAAAAATATTAAAGATGTAATAAAACTTTGTGTCTTTGATGATAAATCTTATGGGAAATTTTCTACTAGTTCTGAACTTAGCCTCACCTCTGTTGAAGTAAGAGTCTAA
- a CDS encoding vWA domain-containing protein, with the protein MSDWSSRRKAMYMWSAILVLTVITFFIFWNFWYKVPTCFDSFQNGDEEGIDCGGSCSLVCSAAAAEPLLRSDPRVFNVVGDVYSVLAFVENRNVNFEAPYVPYRFRIYDASNKMVYEREGVTAFLKNGTISLFEGNILIPNVLPKRAELEISKNIRWTKKVEQPPEIELKNSPLLREATAPRIEASISNKSIKDVKNIELVAVVFDGRDNAIAASRTFIERLNKNVTTDVFFTWPTPFTLGEKACEIPSSIVLALDRSGSMASFGTNPVEPLTSVKLAAKNFIAELKGADLASVVSFATEASVLTEVMTNDFASLQTGVDAISVQTSGTQYTNIADAIYKSFELLSMNEEVKSQKIVILLTDGTATYPLDPKGSKTEAEEIAYAEKAAEAAANTLKQGGAVLYTIGLGKDVNKSFLSRIASSADNFLEAPSTTTLNSVYKKISGSICKEVPARIEVSYKILGEFLP; encoded by the coding sequence ATGTCCGATTGGTCTTCTCGTCGCAAAGCTATGTATATGTGGTCAGCTATTTTAGTTTTGACTGTTATTACCTTTTTTATATTTTGGAATTTTTGGTACAAAGTTCCAACTTGTTTTGATAGTTTTCAAAATGGTGATGAGGAGGGTATTGATTGTGGTGGTTCCTGTTCTCTTGTGTGTTCTGCCGCGGCCGCAGAGCCTCTCTTACGTTCCGATCCAAGAGTATTTAATGTAGTAGGCGATGTGTATAGCGTCTTGGCTTTCGTCGAAAATCGCAATGTCAATTTTGAGGCTCCGTATGTGCCTTATCGTTTTAGAATATACGATGCTAGCAACAAAATGGTTTACGAAAGGGAAGGAGTCACTGCATTTTTGAAAAATGGCACGATCTCACTTTTTGAAGGCAATATACTCATACCAAATGTATTGCCGAAGAGGGCAGAATTAGAAATTTCCAAAAACATAAGATGGACGAAGAAAGTAGAACAACCACCAGAGATAGAGTTGAAAAATTCTCCTCTACTGCGAGAAGCGACTGCGCCTAGAATAGAAGCTTCTATTTCTAATAAATCAATAAAAGATGTAAAAAATATAGAGTTGGTGGCTGTAGTTTTCGATGGTAGGGATAATGCCATAGCCGCTTCCCGTACTTTTATCGAGAGGTTAAACAAAAACGTCACTACCGATGTCTTCTTCACCTGGCCGACTCCTTTTACTCTTGGCGAGAAGGCCTGTGAAATACCTTCAAGCATTGTGTTGGCTCTTGATCGTTCTGGTTCCATGGCTTCTTTCGGTACCAATCCAGTCGAGCCTTTGACTAGTGTCAAGCTTGCCGCTAAAAATTTTATAGCCGAACTTAAGGGTGCTGACTTGGCTTCTGTCGTTTCTTTTGCCACTGAAGCTTCTGTTCTAACAGAAGTTATGACAAACGACTTTGCTTCTCTTCAAACTGGAGTAGATGCTATTTCAGTCCAAACTTCTGGTACTCAGTATACAAATATAGCCGATGCTATATACAAATCGTTCGAATTACTATCTATGAACGAGGAGGTCAAATCTCAAAAAATCGTTATCCTTTTGACTGATGGTACCGCTACTTATCCTCTCGATCCCAAAGGCTCAAAAACAGAAGCTGAAGAAATAGCTTACGCCGAGAAGGCTGCTGAAGCAGCCGCAAACACATTGAAGCAGGGTGGCGCTGTTCTTTATACCATTGGTCTAGGCAAAGATGTAAACAAAAGTTTTCTTTCTCGCATAGCCTCCTCTGCCGATAATTTTTTGGAGGCTCCAAGTACCACTACCCTTAACTCTGTGTACAAAAAAATATCTGGTTCCATCTGTAAGGAAGTGCCAGCTCGTATTGAAGTTTCCTACAAAATCCTTGGCGAATTTTTACCCTAA
- a CDS encoding type Z 30S ribosomal protein S14: MAKKSVIARSLKKPKFSTRATNRCFKCGRGRGYMGDFGLCRICFRELANEGRIPGIKKSSW; encoded by the coding sequence ATGGCTAAAAAATCAGTTATAGCAAGGAGTTTGAAGAAGCCGAAGTTCAGCACTCGGGCTACTAATCGCTGCTTTAAATGTGGCAGAGGCAGAGGCTATATGGGTGATTTTGGTCTATGTCGCATATGTTTTAGAGAACTAGCTAATGAAGGCAGGATCCCAGGTATTAAAAAATCATCATGGTAA
- the secY gene encoding preprotein translocase subunit SecY → MQTLLHKLRLVFQDSVLRKRILFTLSVLVIFRLIATIPIPGIDSLRLEQFLSGNDFFGLLNIFSGGGLANISIMMLGVGPYITASIVMQLMTIIFPKLKEMYQEDGEAGRKKFSQYSRLLTVPFAIVQGIGFTALLRSQGVLGSFSLFDTIINIVVITAASVLLMWLGELITEFGIGNGVSLIIFAGIVAALPSAFGQLIFSFDASQIPLYLLFLAGALIVIWGVVVITEAERPIPVTYAKRVRGNKMYGGVSTYLPLRVNQAGVIPIIFALSILLFPQMIFQFLASSSNSFLQSASTSVLSLLANQWFYAGAYFVLVFLFTYFYTAVTFDPDSISKNLQRGGAFIPGVRPGVSTSDYISKTLTRLTLVGALFLGVIAVLPLITGALTGIQSLAIGGTGLLIVVSVVIDLVKKVEAQISAREY, encoded by the coding sequence ATGCAAACTCTTCTTCATAAATTAAGATTAGTATTTCAGGATTCTGTCTTACGAAAGAGAATTTTGTTTACACTCTCTGTTCTGGTCATTTTCCGTCTTATTGCCACTATCCCTATCCCAGGTATTGATTCACTCCGATTAGAGCAGTTTCTCTCTGGTAATGATTTTTTCGGTCTGCTCAACATATTCTCTGGTGGAGGTCTAGCGAATATTTCCATTATGATGCTCGGTGTCGGTCCATACATCACTGCTTCGATCGTGATGCAACTCATGACTATCATTTTTCCTAAGTTGAAAGAAATGTATCAGGAGGATGGTGAAGCTGGTAGGAAGAAATTCTCCCAATATTCTAGGCTTTTGACTGTTCCTTTCGCTATAGTTCAAGGGATCGGTTTTACCGCTCTCCTTCGTTCTCAAGGAGTCTTAGGTTCTTTCTCTCTTTTTGATACCATCATAAATATTGTAGTTATTACTGCCGCATCAGTCCTTCTTATGTGGCTAGGAGAACTTATTACTGAATTTGGTATTGGTAACGGAGTCTCTCTCATTATCTTTGCTGGTATCGTCGCCGCCCTTCCTTCCGCTTTCGGTCAACTTATCTTCTCTTTCGATGCTTCACAAATTCCCCTTTATCTTCTCTTCTTGGCTGGGGCGCTCATTGTTATCTGGGGAGTGGTAGTCATTACTGAAGCCGAGCGGCCGATACCAGTAACTTATGCCAAAAGAGTGAGAGGGAACAAAATGTATGGTGGCGTCTCTACTTATTTGCCTTTGCGTGTCAATCAGGCTGGAGTCATTCCTATCATTTTTGCTCTCTCTATCCTGCTCTTTCCTCAAATGATCTTCCAATTTTTAGCTAGTTCGTCGAACTCTTTCCTTCAAAGTGCTTCTACTAGCGTACTTTCTCTTCTTGCTAACCAATGGTTCTACGCTGGTGCTTACTTTGTGCTAGTTTTCCTTTTTACCTATTTCTACACGGCTGTTACTTTCGATCCTGATTCCATTTCCAAAAACTTACAAAGAGGAGGGGCCTTTATTCCTGGAGTGCGACCAGGTGTATCCACTTCCGATTACATATCAAAAACTTTGACTCGCCTTACTCTCGTCGGTGCTCTCTTCCTTGGAGTTATAGCCGTCTTGCCCCTTATTACCGGAGCTCTCACCGGTATCCAGTCGCTTGCTATTGGTGGCACAGGTCTTCTTATCGTCGTCTCTGTTGTCATCGACTTAGTCAAGAAAGTAGAAGCTCAGATTTCAGCCAGGGAGTATTAA
- the map gene encoding type I methionyl aminopeptidase, which produces MIKYKTPEEIEILRECGRINDKILKEVIKKVKPGVSTGELNTYAEKLIDEAGGTVAAFLGYTPKGIKNPYPASLCVSINEEVVHGIPSDKRFLNDGDIVTLDLGISLNGLITDHAITVPCGDVDMIGLKLIRATEVALNAGIAALRLGGHIGDFGAEVMKVADKNGFSIVEDLSGHGVGYSVHEEPFVPNASAAGEGPEIREGLVIAVEPMLSEKKGGVKCLSDEYTYITKDKSRSAHFEHTIAFTKKGVEILTKI; this is translated from the coding sequence ATGATTAAATACAAAACCCCAGAAGAGATAGAAATCCTGCGAGAGTGTGGGAGAATAAACGATAAGATTTTGAAGGAGGTGATCAAAAAGGTGAAGCCTGGAGTAAGTACCGGTGAGCTCAATACCTATGCTGAAAAATTAATTGATGAGGCGGGCGGAACGGTGGCAGCCTTTCTCGGCTATACGCCGAAAGGAATAAAAAATCCATATCCGGCCTCTCTTTGTGTTTCTATAAATGAAGAAGTGGTGCACGGTATACCGAGTGATAAACGTTTTTTGAATGATGGCGATATCGTTACTCTCGATTTGGGTATTTCTTTAAATGGCCTCATTACTGACCATGCTATTACGGTGCCGTGTGGCGACGTGGATATGATAGGCTTGAAGCTGATAAGGGCCACAGAGGTTGCTCTAAACGCAGGTATTGCCGCCTTACGACTAGGAGGTCATATAGGTGATTTTGGTGCGGAGGTGATGAAGGTGGCCGATAAAAATGGCTTTTCTATTGTCGAGGATTTATCGGGTCATGGAGTGGGATATTCTGTTCATGAAGAACCTTTTGTGCCGAATGCCTCCGCCGCAGGCGAAGGTCCTGAAATTCGTGAAGGGCTGGTCATAGCAGTCGAACCGATGTTGTCGGAGAAAAAAGGGGGTGTAAAATGTTTGAGTGATGAGTATACCTACATCACTAAAGATAAAAGCCGTTCTGCCCACTTCGAACACACCATAGCTTTTACAAAAAAGGGAGTTGAGATTTTGACTAAAATATAA
- a CDS encoding nucleoside-diphosphate kinase, giving the protein MKNFKEERTFLMVKPDGVRKGLIGEIIKRIEQRDLKVVAIEMFNPTVDQIHNHYPKDEAWISRVGDKTLSTYLKYNIDPKVELGTDNNLEIGNMVRKWLIDYMTSAPMVRMVIQGLHAVDMVRKIAGPTLPYLADMGTIRGDFSNDSPVLGNLEKRAVMNLVHASETPEEAEHEIKFWFGDSSNIFDYKRFGVDQ; this is encoded by the coding sequence ATGAAAAATTTCAAAGAAGAAAGAACGTTTTTGATGGTTAAGCCGGATGGGGTTCGCAAGGGGCTTATAGGGGAAATAATTAAAAGGATCGAACAGCGTGACTTAAAAGTAGTAGCTATCGAGATGTTTAATCCTACGGTGGATCAAATACACAATCATTACCCAAAAGATGAAGCATGGATTTCTAGAGTTGGAGATAAAACTCTTTCTACCTACCTAAAATACAACATAGATCCAAAAGTAGAATTGGGTACAGATAACAATTTAGAAATAGGTAACATGGTCCGTAAATGGCTTATCGATTATATGACTTCCGCACCTATGGTCAGGATGGTCATTCAAGGACTCCATGCGGTTGATATGGTCCGTAAAATTGCCGGCCCGACTCTGCCGTATCTTGCTGATATGGGTACTATTCGTGGCGACTTCTCCAACGATTCTCCTGTACTTGGTAATTTGGAAAAAAGGGCTGTGATGAATCTTGTGCATGCTTCTGAAACTCCAGAAGAGGCTGAACACGAAATAAAATTTTGGTTTGGAGATAGTTCAAATATTTTCGATTATAAGCGTTTTGGAGTAGATCAATAA